The Solibacillus sp. FSL W7-1464 genome contains a region encoding:
- a CDS encoding sulfurtransferase produces MTNIFVTANRMERTGRLIDTRFDMINLESGRKMYEESHIEGAVYWDLNTDLSDLTKEEGRHPLPEKAQLQALFEKYGLNYNDAIYIYDQGAAAFATRAWWILHYAGFKHAYVVNGGFEALKEAGFPVTKEVPEYKESKLDLHWNDDILIKRQDIMHIIEGKRKATLIDARAPERYHGEKEPFDKVAGHIPTAKNYDWEQLRNGSELVITSSLLEQVPKGEEVVVYCGSGVTATPVYTVLKEAGYENIKIYMAGYSDWVKHHSVEK; encoded by the coding sequence ATGACGAATATTTTTGTGACCGCAAATCGAATGGAAAGAACAGGTCGTTTAATCGATACTAGATTTGATATGATCAATTTAGAGTCAGGCAGAAAGATGTATGAAGAGAGCCATATTGAAGGCGCGGTATACTGGGATTTAAATACCGATTTGTCGGATTTAACAAAAGAAGAGGGTAGACATCCGCTTCCTGAGAAGGCGCAGCTTCAGGCTTTGTTTGAAAAGTATGGTTTGAATTACAATGATGCCATCTATATTTATGATCAGGGCGCTGCAGCTTTTGCAACACGTGCCTGGTGGATACTGCACTATGCAGGCTTTAAGCATGCCTATGTCGTAAATGGCGGTTTTGAAGCATTGAAGGAAGCGGGATTCCCTGTGACGAAAGAAGTACCTGAATATAAGGAAAGTAAGCTTGATCTACATTGGAATGATGATATTTTAATAAAACGTCAGGATATTATGCATATTATCGAAGGTAAGCGAAAAGCGACATTAATTGATGCCCGTGCACCGGAGCGTTACCATGGTGAGAAGGAGCCGTTCGATAAAGTGGCAGGACATATTCCAACAGCCAAAAACTATGATTGGGAACAGTTGCGAAATGGCTCAGAACTGGTGATTACATCTTCTCTTCTCGAGCAAGTTCCAAAGGGGGAGGAAGTAGTAGTCTACTGCGGTTCTGGTGTAACTGCTACCCCTGTATATACTGTTTTAAAAGAAGCGGGCTATGAAAATATAAAAATCTATATGGCGGGTTATAGTGATTGGGTAAAACATCATTCTGTCGAAAAATAG
- a CDS encoding MBL fold metallo-hydrolase gives MLFKKKTELSEKNGVKMINGSVQFQAVHLNVHCFEVDGILIDTGSASLLKQFKPFFEQMDVDQIMLTHYHEDHSGGAHFLQKTYNLPIFMHPHNLEECSRKASYPLYRKLFWGARLPFLAQPVGNSFSSRTANWTVIETPGHTEDHVAYLNEATGQLFTGDLYVTPKTKVVLREESIPHIIGSLEKVLTYDFLEIYCNHAGYIENGRDALMRKLNYLKELSYKIEVLNEEGLTTDEITEQLFNKKYPITKFSLGEWDAAHIVSSVLNK, from the coding sequence TTGTTATTTAAGAAAAAAACAGAACTGAGCGAAAAAAACGGAGTGAAAATGATCAATGGATCTGTCCAATTTCAAGCTGTTCACTTAAATGTTCATTGCTTTGAAGTGGACGGTATACTAATTGATACAGGTTCTGCCTCGCTTCTTAAGCAGTTCAAGCCTTTTTTTGAACAGATGGACGTTGATCAGATTATGTTGACCCATTATCATGAAGATCACTCCGGAGGCGCTCATTTTTTGCAGAAAACGTATAACTTGCCGATATTTATGCATCCGCACAACTTGGAAGAATGCAGTAGGAAGGCAAGTTATCCTTTATATCGCAAGCTGTTCTGGGGGGCAAGACTGCCTTTTCTTGCACAGCCTGTCGGAAATTCTTTTTCATCAAGAACAGCTAATTGGACAGTAATTGAAACACCTGGACATACTGAAGACCATGTAGCCTATTTGAATGAAGCGACAGGCCAACTCTTTACAGGAGATCTGTATGTAACACCGAAAACAAAGGTTGTCCTGCGTGAAGAAAGTATCCCTCACATTATCGGATCGCTGGAGAAAGTGTTAACATATGACTTCCTTGAAATATATTGTAATCATGCGGGATATATAGAAAATGGAAGAGATGCTTTAATGCGTAAACTAAATTACTTAAAAGAGCTAAGTTATAAAATAGAAGTGTTGAACGAAGAGGGTTTGACAACTGATGAAATTACAGAGCAGCTTTTCAATAAAAAATATCCGATTACAAAATTTTCTTTAGGTGAATGGGATGCGGCGCATATCGTATCTTCAGTCTTAAACAAGTAA